In Candidatus Vicinibacter proximus, the following are encoded in one genomic region:
- a CDS encoding T9SS type B sorting domain-containing protein produces the protein MENGILLDSLCYTPAFDTNVIGWRGNLTSKYEYLGSDPECDLLLDLDRNNSSGLYPYDFDIPFALCAPYDSATLCDDDLYLHTSFPLDSISILLSNALNLPLEFIASTGLPPGFSLLKRSDSTWTLSGSSASDAEYTLALKSLRYINNAPFRISGSRQISFQGHNSLKSGSLARAFLRLGNKPYSGPDTSIHICLPALDPVDLLPLLSNADSDGLFYPPLKSTNKVFVPGSDSYGLYRYITTDLFCGADTAQILLSEALSIPADLGPDLEFCNGDSFSLLLNHPALDSLWINGSPASPHIILRNPGSYFLTLKSKDGCLSYDTLLIQKSSRLLSRVDSLTVCRNGSLVYKNKTYFPGQTILDTLHAALSCDTLLSISLIPSDLNFTKVTRPLCLNEKYIYKNVSYPPGSLIKDTLYAASGCDTLLELWLQPLPLPAVSILGDTLLCEGDTALLSTSASGSLLWSTGDTTRAISAAPGNYSLTVTDANNCSASSSFRVDQAPPLSYVITSYDPLCSEELGSVLLKVSSGGIPPIQYALNGMTNLSGIFSSLPPGSYIATFSDALGCTRSDTVLILPPPLFEVDMTDSITLDAGSSVLVQYRLRQGSIQNILFRPGEGIALDQGGLRISATTDQIYTLTFIDDNGCEITKTLKVSVRQNNEFFAPLIFSPNNDGINDFWLPSWGSSWTRAEIKIYDRWGALMASPPTAQGWDGNHHGMPCIPGVYLFHIVLYDAQGNSTSFSGDLTLVR, from the coding sequence TTGGAAAATGGCATTTTATTGGACAGCCTGTGTTACACTCCTGCTTTTGACACAAATGTAATCGGGTGGAGAGGAAATCTAACCAGTAAGTATGAATACCTTGGTTCCGATCCGGAATGTGATCTCCTGCTCGATCTGGACCGCAACAATTCTTCCGGTCTTTATCCCTATGATTTTGATATTCCTTTCGCGCTTTGTGCACCCTATGATTCCGCTACTCTTTGCGACGACGATCTTTATCTCCACACTTCTTTTCCTCTGGACAGCATCTCCATCCTCCTTTCCAATGCTCTTAATCTGCCGCTGGAATTTATTGCTTCCACAGGTCTCCCGCCGGGATTTTCTTTGCTTAAGCGTTCTGATTCTACCTGGACTTTGTCCGGATCATCCGCATCCGATGCAGAATACACCCTGGCGCTTAAATCACTCCGATATATCAACAATGCTCCCTTCAGAATTTCAGGTTCCAGACAGATCTCCTTTCAGGGTCACAATTCCCTGAAATCAGGTTCTCTGGCCCGTGCTTTCCTCCGTCTGGGCAACAAGCCTTACAGTGGTCCCGATACCAGCATTCACATCTGCTTGCCGGCTCTTGATCCCGTTGATCTTCTTCCTCTCCTCTCCAACGCAGATTCAGATGGACTTTTTTATCCTCCATTGAAGTCCACCAACAAGGTCTTTGTGCCCGGCTCTGATTCCTATGGCCTCTACCGGTACATCACTACCGATCTCTTCTGCGGTGCCGATACGGCACAGATACTCCTCTCTGAAGCCCTTTCCATTCCCGCTGATCTGGGACCCGATCTGGAGTTTTGCAACGGCGATTCCTTTTCCCTCCTGCTCAACCACCCGGCATTGGACAGCCTGTGGATCAATGGATCTCCTGCCTCTCCTCATATCATTCTCCGCAATCCCGGATCCTACTTCCTGACGCTCAAGTCTAAGGACGGGTGCCTGTCCTACGACACCCTCCTCATTCAAAAGTCCTCCAGGCTCCTCTCACGTGTTGACTCTTTGACGGTGTGTCGCAACGGTTCCCTGGTCTACAAAAATAAAACTTACTTCCCGGGTCAAACTATTCTCGATACCCTGCATGCTGCTCTTTCCTGTGACACCCTCCTCTCCATCTCGCTCATCCCCTCTGATCTGAACTTTACCAAAGTTACCAGACCTCTTTGTCTGAATGAAAAATATATCTACAAAAACGTCTCCTATCCTCCCGGTTCTCTCATCAAAGATACACTCTACGCTGCCTCCGGCTGCGATACTTTACTGGAATTGTGGCTACAACCTCTTCCTCTGCCCGCTGTAAGCATTTTGGGAGATACCCTCCTCTGTGAAGGGGATACTGCTTTGCTCAGCACCTCAGCCTCCGGAAGCCTCCTGTGGTCCACCGGCGATACCACTAGAGCCATTTCCGCAGCACCGGGAAATTATTCCCTCACCGTCACGGATGCCAACAATTGCTCCGCAAGCTCTTCCTTCCGCGTGGACCAGGCACCGCCACTTTCTTACGTCATCACTTCCTACGACCCTCTTTGCAGCGAGGAGTTGGGAAGCGTCCTCCTCAAGGTTTCTTCAGGTGGCATTCCTCCCATTCAATATGCTCTCAACGGGATGACCAATCTTTCCGGAATCTTTTCTTCTCTGCCTCCGGGATCTTACATTGCCACTTTTTCAGATGCGCTGGGTTGTACCCGCTCTGACACAGTCCTCATCCTGCCTCCGCCACTCTTTGAAGTCGACATGACAGACTCCATTACCCTCGATGCAGGGTCTTCCGTCCTGGTGCAATACAGACTCCGCCAGGGCTCCATTCAAAACATCTTGTTCCGGCCCGGTGAAGGAATCGCTCTGGATCAGGGTGGGCTCCGCATTTCCGCAACCACCGACCAAATTTATACCCTCACCTTCATCGACGACAATGGCTGTGAGATTACCAAAACACTCAAAGTCTCCGTCAGACAAAACAATGAATTCTTTGCCCCATTGATCTTCTCCCCAAACAACGATGGCATCAACGACTTTTGGTTGCCTTCCTGGGGCAGTTCCTGGACCCGGGCAGAAATCAAAATCTATGACCGGTGGGGTGCACTCATGGCTTCCCCTCCCACAGCTCAGGGCTGGGATGGCAATCACCATGGAATGCCTTGCATCCCGGGTGTGTATCTGTTCCACATCGTTCTCTATGATGCGCAAGGTAACTCTACTTCTTTCTCTGGAGATCTTACTTTGGTGAGGTAG